Proteins co-encoded in one Macrobrachium rosenbergii isolate ZJJX-2024 chromosome 54, ASM4041242v1, whole genome shotgun sequence genomic window:
- the LOC136834709 gene encoding uncharacterized protein, which produces MAAEEPRSPKPLGFYVRDTVSGRMMLVDTGAIQSVFLPSREDRKRPPDSAAFLTAANGSLILSYGTRLLSISILGWRCTWNFIVTDVRTPLQAADFLSHFGLAVDIGRKRLLDTDSRQSLPLATGPSAHHLLHRPTPKPDSSWRPCSDYRRLNLATEPDHYPLPNKQDLTASFHGAKIFSKLELLKSYFQIPQRAPATHLKGPAAPAGE; this is translated from the exons atggcagcagaggaacccaggagccctaAACCATtgggcttctacgtccgcgacactgtctccggtaggatgatgttggtcgacactggggccatTCAGTCAGTGTTCCTGCCATCCAGAGAAGACCGCAAACGCCCGCCAGACtcggctgccttcctgacagccgccaacgggtccctCATCCTCTcttacggcaccaggctcctgtcgatctccatcctcggCTGGAGGTGCACGTGGAACTTCATTGTCACGGACGTGAGGACCCCCCTCCAGGCTGCGGATTTCCTCtcccactttgggctggcagtcgacatcggtcGCAAGCGTCTATTGGACACCGACTCCCGCCAGTCCCTTCCCCTGGCGACGGGCCCcagcgcccaccatctgctccatcgCCCCACACCA aaaccggacagctcctggagaccctgcagcgactacaggcggctcaacctcgcaactgaaccagatcactacccacTACCAAACAagcaagatctcacggcctcctttcacggggccaagatattctctaaactagaacttttaaaatcctacttccag atcccccaaagagcacctgcgaCACATCTGAAAGGTCCTGCAGCTCCTGCAGGAGAATGA
- the LOC136834710 gene encoding uncharacterized protein: MIIDHSTTWPEATPMQEATTSVCAEALLSSWISRFGVSDHITTELWSTLARLLGTSHHTTTAYNPAANGLTAPRASGDLSAAEKVYREPLVTPGELVTGDRHNPSVQRLRDIVEKFTPCQQTYIDRSATFTPPGLSSTTHVFVRNDAIRPPLTRPDKGSFRMLKRNTKAFRLALHRKDDWVSVHCLKPALLEDGADDTTQCPP, from the exons atgatcaTCGACCACTCAACCACGTGGCCTGAAGCGACACCCATGCAGGAAGCTACCACCAGtgtgtgcgccgaggccctcctctccagctggatcagccggttcggtgtctcGGACCACATAACTACCGAGCTGTGgtccaccctggcacgcctgctggggacctctcaccacaccaccaccgcctacaaccccgcagccaacggactg ACCGCTCCCAGAGCCAGCGGCGATCTGtccgcagcagagaaagtctacagggagcCCCTCGTAACCCCGGGCGAACTCGTCACGGGAGATCGCCACaacccgtcagtccagaggctccgtgacataGTTGAgaagttcaccccctgccagCAGACGTATATCGATAGGTCAGCAAccttcacgcctcccggcctgtcctccaccacccacgtcttcgtcaggaacgacgccATCCGCCCTCCACTAACCAGGCCCGACAAGGGGTCCTTCCGCATGCTCAAgcggaacaccaaagcattccgcCTCGCCCTGCACAGGAAGGACGATTGGGTGTCAGTCCACTGTCTCAAGCCCGCCCTGCTGGAGGATGGCGCAGACGATACCACGCAGTGCCCTCCGTAA